The Streptomyces pactum genome contains a region encoding:
- a CDS encoding aldehyde dehydrogenase family protein, whose product MTSTHAFWLAGRQATGEAAFDVTSPWDGSRVGTVSLPTDAQVEEAVAAAYAVRDEFAATPAHVRAAALDHVSRRLGERTEEIARLISAENGKPVKWARGEVGRAVSVFRFAAEEARRFNGGEAQRLDTDAGGQGRLALTRRFPKGVVLGIAPFNFPLNLCAHKIAPAIAAGAPIILKPAPATPLSGLILGELLAETELPAGSWSILPVPNDRMPALVQDERLPVISFTGSETVGYAIMDSVPRKHCTLELGGNGAAVVLGDWASDEDLAWAANRIATFSNYQGGQSCISVQRVIADAAVYDRLLPRIVAAVEAQVTGDPNDDATDVGPLVSEAAAERVEAWVQEAVAAGATLHTGGKRDGASYAPTVLTDLPAGTTLACEEVFGPVLSVQKVNGESEAFAAVNDSKYGLQAGVFTHDLQTAFRAHRALEVGGVVIGDVPSYRADQMPYGGAKQSGVGREGVRFAMDDYTYERVLVLTGLAL is encoded by the coding sequence ATGACTTCCACCCACGCCTTCTGGCTCGCCGGCCGCCAGGCCACCGGCGAGGCCGCCTTCGACGTCACGTCCCCCTGGGACGGCAGCCGGGTCGGCACGGTGAGCCTGCCGACCGACGCCCAGGTCGAGGAGGCCGTGGCCGCCGCGTACGCCGTACGGGACGAGTTCGCCGCCACCCCCGCGCACGTCCGCGCCGCCGCCCTGGACCACGTCAGCCGGCGCCTGGGGGAGCGCACCGAGGAGATCGCCCGTCTGATCTCCGCCGAGAACGGCAAGCCGGTCAAGTGGGCCCGCGGTGAAGTCGGCCGCGCGGTGTCCGTCTTCCGCTTCGCGGCCGAGGAGGCCCGCCGCTTCAACGGCGGTGAGGCCCAGCGCCTCGACACCGACGCGGGCGGCCAGGGCCGCCTCGCCCTCACCCGCCGCTTCCCCAAGGGCGTCGTCCTCGGCATCGCGCCGTTCAACTTCCCGCTGAACCTGTGCGCCCACAAGATCGCCCCCGCGATCGCCGCCGGCGCGCCGATCATCCTCAAGCCGGCGCCCGCCACCCCGCTCTCCGGCCTGATCCTCGGCGAGCTGCTCGCCGAGACCGAGCTGCCCGCCGGTTCCTGGAGCATCCTCCCGGTGCCCAACGACCGCATGCCCGCCCTCGTCCAGGACGAGCGGCTGCCGGTCATCTCCTTCACCGGCTCCGAGACGGTCGGCTACGCGATCATGGACTCGGTGCCGCGCAAGCACTGCACCCTGGAGCTGGGCGGCAACGGCGCGGCCGTCGTCCTCGGCGACTGGGCGAGCGACGAGGACCTGGCGTGGGCCGCGAACCGCATCGCGACCTTCTCCAACTACCAGGGCGGCCAGTCCTGCATCTCGGTGCAGCGGGTGATCGCCGACGCCGCCGTGTACGACCGCCTGCTGCCGCGCATCGTCGCCGCCGTCGAGGCCCAGGTCACCGGCGACCCGAACGACGACGCGACGGACGTCGGCCCGCTGGTCAGCGAGGCCGCCGCCGAGCGTGTCGAGGCCTGGGTGCAGGAGGCCGTGGCGGCGGGCGCCACGCTGCACACCGGCGGCAAGCGCGACGGCGCCTCGTACGCGCCGACCGTCCTCACCGACCTCCCGGCCGGCACCACCCTCGCCTGCGAGGAGGTCTTCGGCCCCGTCCTCAGCGTGCAGAAGGTGAACGGCGAGAGCGAGGCGTTCGCCGCGGTCAACGACTCCAAGTACGGCCTTCAGGCAGGCGTGTTCACCCACGACCTGCAGACCGCCTTCCGCGCCCACCGCGCCCTGGAGGTCGGCGGCGTCGTCATCGGCGACGTCCCCTCCTACCGCGCCGACCAGATGCCGTACGGCGGCGCCAAGCAGTCCGGTGTGGGCCGCGAGGGCGTGAGGTTCGCGATGGACGACTACACCTACGAGCGGGTGCTGGTTCTGACGGGCCTCGCGCTCTGA
- a CDS encoding PucR family transcriptional regulator codes for MPPTLASLVHHSALKLTVRAGEDRLDVPVRWAHVSELADPVPYMEGGELLLITALKLDAADPEAMHRYVKRLAGAGVVGLGFAVGVNYDAVPEALVEAARQEGLPLLEVPRRTPFLAISKAVSAAIAADQYRAITAGFAAQRELTRRALTDGPEGLLAALAAQVDGWAALYDASGAVVASAPEWAVRRAARLTADVERLRERPAPASSVVGGAEHPEHPENADRVELHSLGTSRRPRSALAVGTASALGTAERYAVHSAIALLTLTTERSRSLHEAGLRMDAAVLRMLLAGEPDHARTVAGDLYGDLLDAPFRVIVAESASASAARAHAGPQARVAAARTRPSAAALAAADTDGDPLGALAEVVESAAARAGEAVLVVPEGERLVVLATDGGAAVAACVEYASALESGRPAPEPTTGGDEEGLVVGLSAPSGPIAASAAYRQAEQALSVARRRGRACVEHEHLAAGSVLPLLADDAVRAFADGLLRALRDHDATGRGDLVASLRAWLSRHGQWDAAAAELGVHRHTLRYRMRRVEEILGRSLDDPDVRMELWLALKTTSAE; via the coding sequence ATGCCCCCCACGCTCGCCTCCCTCGTCCACCACTCCGCGCTCAAACTGACCGTGCGCGCGGGCGAGGACCGCCTCGACGTGCCGGTGCGCTGGGCGCACGTCAGCGAGCTCGCCGACCCCGTGCCGTACATGGAGGGCGGGGAGCTGCTGCTGATCACGGCGCTCAAGCTGGACGCCGCGGACCCCGAGGCGATGCACCGGTACGTGAAGCGGCTGGCGGGCGCCGGGGTGGTGGGGCTCGGGTTCGCCGTCGGGGTCAACTACGACGCCGTCCCCGAGGCGCTGGTCGAGGCGGCGCGGCAGGAGGGGCTGCCGCTGCTGGAGGTACCGCGCCGCACGCCCTTCCTGGCCATCAGCAAGGCCGTGTCCGCCGCTATCGCCGCCGACCAGTACCGCGCGATCACCGCGGGGTTCGCCGCCCAGCGCGAGCTGACCAGGCGGGCGCTGACCGACGGCCCGGAGGGGCTGCTCGCGGCGCTGGCCGCGCAGGTCGACGGCTGGGCGGCGCTGTACGACGCCTCGGGCGCCGTCGTCGCCAGCGCACCGGAGTGGGCGGTCCGCAGGGCCGCGCGGCTCACGGCGGACGTGGAGCGGCTGCGGGAGCGGCCCGCACCGGCCTCCTCCGTGGTCGGCGGCGCCGAGCACCCGGAACACCCCGAGAACGCCGACCGCGTCGAACTGCACTCCCTCGGCACCTCCCGCAGGCCCCGCTCCGCGCTCGCCGTCGGCACGGCCTCCGCCCTCGGTACCGCCGAGCGCTATGCCGTCCACTCCGCCATCGCCCTGCTGACGCTCACCACGGAACGTTCGCGCTCCCTGCACGAGGCGGGGCTGCGCATGGACGCGGCCGTCCTGCGCATGCTGCTGGCCGGCGAACCGGACCACGCCCGCACGGTCGCCGGGGACCTGTACGGCGACCTGCTGGACGCGCCGTTCCGGGTGATCGTCGCCGAGTCGGCGTCGGCGTCCGCCGCGCGGGCGCACGCCGGCCCCCAGGCGCGCGTGGCCGCGGCCAGGACCAGGCCCTCCGCCGCCGCGCTGGCCGCCGCCGACACCGACGGCGACCCGCTCGGCGCGCTCGCCGAGGTCGTCGAGTCCGCGGCGGCCCGCGCCGGTGAGGCGGTGCTGGTCGTCCCCGAGGGCGAGCGGCTGGTGGTGCTGGCCACGGACGGGGGCGCGGCGGTCGCCGCCTGCGTCGAGTACGCCTCGGCGCTGGAGTCCGGCCGCCCGGCACCGGAGCCGACGACGGGCGGCGACGAGGAGGGCCTGGTCGTCGGCCTGTCGGCGCCGTCCGGGCCCATCGCCGCTTCCGCCGCCTACAGGCAGGCCGAACAGGCCCTGTCGGTGGCCCGCCGGCGCGGGCGTGCCTGCGTGGAGCACGAGCACCTGGCGGCCGGCTCGGTCCTTCCCCTCCTCGCCGACGACGCGGTACGCGCCTTCGCCGACGGCCTGCTGCGCGCGCTGCGCGACCACGACGCCACCGGCCGGGGCGACCTGGTGGCCTCCCTGCGCGCCTGGCTCTCCCGCCACGGCCAGTGGGACGCGGCGGCGGCCGAACTCGGCGTCCACCGGCACACGCTGCGCTACCGGATGCGGCGGGTGGAGGAGATCCTGGGCCGCTCCCTGGACGATCCGGACGTACGGATGGAGCTGTGGCTGGCGCTGAAGACGACGTCGGCCGAATAG
- the gabT gene encoding 4-aminobutyrate--2-oxoglutarate transaminase: MTALPQERRVVTAIPGPKSQELQARRTAVVAQGVGSVLPVFTARAGGGIIEDVDGNRLIDFGSGIAVTSVGASAEAVVRKASAQLADFTHTCFMVTPYEGYVAVAEALAELTPGDHAKKSALFNSGAEAVENAVKIARAYTKRQAVVVFDHGYHGRTNLTMALTAKNMPYKHGFGPFAPEVYRVPVAYGYRWPTGAQNAGPEAAAQAIDQITKQVGAENVAAIIIEPVLGEGGFIEPAKGFLPAISGFAKDNGIVFVADEIQSGFCRTGQWFACEDEGIVPDLITTAKGIAGGLPLAAVTGRAEIMDAAHSGGLGGTYGGNPVACAGALGAIETMRELDLNARAKNIEAVMKSRLAAMAEKFDVIGDVRGRGAMIAIELVKDRDTKEPDPQATAALAKACHQEGLLVLTCGTYGNVLRFLPPLVIGEDLLNEGLDIIEQGFARI; this comes from the coding sequence ATGACCGCACTTCCGCAGGAGCGCCGCGTCGTCACCGCCATCCCCGGCCCGAAGTCGCAGGAGCTGCAGGCCCGCCGCACGGCCGTGGTCGCGCAGGGTGTGGGCTCCGTCCTGCCCGTCTTCACCGCGCGCGCGGGCGGCGGCATCATCGAGGACGTCGACGGCAACCGTCTGATCGACTTCGGTTCCGGCATCGCGGTGACCTCCGTCGGCGCCTCCGCCGAGGCCGTCGTGCGCAAGGCCTCCGCGCAGCTCGCCGACTTCACCCACACCTGTTTCATGGTGACGCCCTACGAGGGCTACGTCGCCGTCGCCGAGGCGCTGGCCGAGCTGACGCCGGGCGACCACGCCAAGAAGTCCGCCCTGTTCAACAGTGGCGCCGAGGCGGTCGAGAACGCAGTCAAGATCGCGCGTGCGTACACCAAGCGGCAGGCCGTGGTCGTGTTCGACCACGGGTACCACGGCCGGACCAACCTGACGATGGCGCTGACCGCGAAGAACATGCCGTACAAGCACGGCTTCGGTCCGTTCGCGCCCGAGGTGTACCGCGTGCCGGTCGCCTACGGCTACCGCTGGCCGACGGGTGCCCAGAACGCCGGTCCGGAGGCCGCCGCCCAGGCGATCGACCAGATCACCAAGCAGGTCGGCGCGGAGAACGTGGCCGCGATCATCATCGAGCCGGTGCTCGGCGAGGGCGGCTTCATCGAGCCGGCCAAGGGCTTCCTGCCCGCCATCAGCGGGTTCGCCAAGGACAACGGCATCGTCTTCGTCGCCGACGAGATCCAGTCCGGCTTCTGCCGCACCGGCCAGTGGTTCGCCTGTGAGGACGAGGGCATCGTCCCGGACCTGATCACCACGGCGAAGGGCATCGCGGGCGGTCTGCCGCTCGCCGCCGTCACCGGCCGCGCGGAGATCATGGACGCCGCCCACTCGGGCGGCCTGGGCGGCACCTACGGCGGCAACCCGGTGGCCTGCGCGGGCGCGCTCGGCGCCATCGAGACGATGAGGGAGCTGGACCTCAACGCCAGGGCGAAGAACATCGAGGCGGTCATGAAGTCCCGTCTGGCCGCCATGGCCGAGAAGTTCGACGTCATCGGCGACGTCCGGGGCCGTGGCGCGATGATCGCGATCGAGCTGGTCAAGGACCGCGACACCAAGGAGCCGGACCCGCAGGCGACCGCCGCGCTCGCCAAGGCCTGCCACCAGGAGGGCCTGCTGGTCCTGACCTGCGGCACCTACGGCAACGTGCTGCGCTTCCTGCCGCCGCTGGTGATCGGCGAGGACCTGCTGAACGAGGGTCTGGACATCATCGAGCAGGGCTTCGCCCGCATCTGA
- a CDS encoding phosphatase PAP2 family protein, with protein MPASPPRALAALVGLPALLFALITWQVVADGPLIGLDERLSGALVHPDRLSELLADLGNVQVAVPVLAVALAYVAWRGRAGGTDRWWLPPLAGALAMALVPALVAPLKEWTDRPGTPAVPPAVGYFPSGHTATAVVAYGAATLLLLPLPRSPAVRRVLVALCAVLVLGASYGLVRRGYHWPLDVVASWCLGAVLLTGVALTVSRSSWPVGRSTRRSPSEAPGSRTGPS; from the coding sequence ATGCCCGCCTCCCCGCCTCGCGCCCTCGCCGCCCTCGTCGGGCTGCCGGCCCTCCTCTTCGCGCTGATCACCTGGCAGGTCGTCGCCGACGGCCCGCTGATCGGGCTGGACGAGCGGCTGAGCGGGGCGCTCGTCCACCCCGACCGGCTCTCCGAGCTGCTGGCAGACCTCGGCAACGTGCAGGTGGCCGTGCCCGTCCTCGCCGTCGCGCTGGCGTACGTCGCCTGGCGCGGGCGGGCCGGAGGTACGGACCGCTGGTGGCTGCCGCCCCTCGCGGGCGCCCTGGCCATGGCCCTGGTGCCGGCGCTGGTCGCCCCGCTGAAGGAATGGACCGACCGCCCCGGCACCCCGGCCGTGCCTCCGGCCGTCGGCTACTTCCCCTCCGGCCACACCGCCACCGCGGTCGTCGCGTACGGCGCGGCGACCCTGCTGCTCCTCCCGCTGCCGCGTTCACCGGCCGTCCGCCGCGTGCTCGTCGCGCTGTGCGCGGTCCTCGTCCTCGGTGCCTCCTACGGGCTGGTGCGGCGCGGCTACCACTGGCCGCTGGACGTGGTGGCCAGTTGGTGCCTGGGGGCGGTGCTGCTGACCGGGGTCGCGCTGACCGTCTCCCGGAGCTCCTGGCCGGTCGGCCGAAGTACGCGTCGGAGTCCTTCCGAAGCTCCCGGTTCCCGTACCGGTCCCAGTTGA
- a CDS encoding NAD(P)/FAD-dependent oxidoreductase → MAPSAMSRSNDWTKSLSDAQPVPYWLDDPGRPRPQPALTGPETCDLLVVGGGYSGLWTALIAKERDPGRDVVLLEGREVGWAASGRNGGFCAASLTHGLSNGLARWPEEIHKLEELGARNLDEIEAAVARHSLDCEFERTGEIDVATEEYQARELREWYERIRAKGLADGVEYLDAEAVREQVDSPTFRAGLHDRRGVAMVNPAKLAWGLKRACLDLGVRVHENTPALTLRPYGAGMAVRTPYGGVRARTVALGTNVFPNLVKRVRPYTVPVYDYALMTEPLTDGRLASIGWQNRQGLGDSANQFHYFRLSADNRILWGGYDAVYPYGGRVRAEYDDRPETYAKLAGHFFTCFPQLEGVRFTHAWGGAIDTCSRFSAFFGTAHQGRVAYAAGYTGLGVGATRFGAEVMLDLLSGERTERTGLEMVRRKPLPFPPEPFAWTGIALTKWSLARADAHGGRRNLWLRTMDKLGLGFDS, encoded by the coding sequence ATGGCCCCGAGCGCCATGAGCCGCAGCAACGACTGGACGAAATCCCTTTCCGACGCCCAGCCGGTCCCGTACTGGCTGGACGACCCCGGCCGCCCCCGCCCGCAGCCCGCCCTCACCGGCCCCGAGACCTGCGATCTGCTGGTCGTCGGCGGCGGCTACAGCGGACTGTGGACCGCGCTGATCGCCAAGGAACGCGACCCGGGCCGGGACGTGGTGCTGCTGGAGGGCCGCGAGGTGGGCTGGGCCGCCTCCGGCCGCAACGGCGGCTTCTGCGCCGCCTCCCTCACCCACGGCCTCTCCAACGGCCTCGCCCGCTGGCCGGAGGAGATCCACAAGCTGGAGGAACTGGGCGCCCGCAACCTCGACGAGATCGAGGCGGCGGTCGCCCGCCATTCCCTCGACTGCGAATTCGAGCGCACCGGCGAGATCGACGTGGCGACCGAGGAGTACCAGGCCAGGGAACTCAGGGAGTGGTACGAGCGTATCCGCGCCAAGGGCCTCGCCGACGGCGTCGAGTACCTGGACGCCGAGGCCGTACGGGAACAGGTCGACTCCCCGACCTTCCGCGCGGGCCTGCACGACCGCCGGGGCGTGGCCATGGTCAACCCCGCCAAGCTCGCCTGGGGCCTCAAGCGCGCCTGCCTCGACCTGGGCGTCCGCGTTCACGAGAACACCCCGGCGCTCACCCTCAGGCCGTACGGCGCCGGCATGGCCGTACGCACCCCCTACGGGGGTGTCCGCGCCCGCACGGTCGCGCTCGGCACCAACGTCTTCCCGAACCTGGTCAAACGGGTGCGCCCGTACACCGTCCCGGTCTACGACTACGCCCTGATGACCGAGCCGCTCACCGACGGCCGGCTCGCGTCGATCGGCTGGCAGAACCGGCAGGGCCTCGGGGACAGCGCCAACCAGTTCCACTACTTCCGGCTCTCCGCCGACAACCGGATCCTGTGGGGCGGTTACGACGCCGTCTACCCGTACGGCGGCCGGGTGCGCGCCGAGTACGACGACCGCCCCGAGACCTACGCCAAGCTCGCCGGGCACTTCTTCACCTGCTTCCCGCAGTTGGAGGGCGTCCGCTTCACGCACGCCTGGGGCGGCGCGATCGACACCTGCTCCCGTTTCTCGGCGTTCTTCGGCACCGCCCACCAGGGCAGGGTCGCCTACGCGGCCGGGTACACCGGCCTGGGCGTGGGCGCCACCCGGTTCGGTGCCGAGGTGATGCTCGACCTGCTGTCGGGGGAGCGCACCGAGCGCACCGGACTGGAGATGGTCCGCAGGAAGCCCCTGCCGTTCCCGCCCGAGCCCTTCGCCTGGACCGGCATCGCGCTCACCAAGTGGTCGCTGGCCCGAGCGGACGCGCACGGCGGCCGGCGCAACCTGTGGCTGCGGACGATGGACAAGCTGGGGCTCGGCTTCGACAGTTAG
- a CDS encoding ABC transporter permease has protein sequence MAFVNWFKRNLVVIAGLLTLAYLLLPNVIVTVFSFNRPNGRFNYAWQQFSTEAWKDPCGVSGLCGSLSLSLQIAFWATLGATALGTAIAFALVRYRFRARGAINSLIFLPMAMPEVVMAASLLTLFLNMGAQLGFWTILIAHIMFCLSFVVTAVKARVMSMDPRLEQAAQDLYAGPFQTFVRVTLPIAAPGIAAGALLAFALSFDDFIITNFNAGSTVTFPMFVWGSAQRGTPVQINVIGTAMFIIAVLFVLASMVIGNRRNRRKA, from the coding sequence ATGGCCTTCGTCAACTGGTTCAAGCGCAATCTGGTCGTGATCGCCGGACTGCTGACGCTCGCTTATCTCCTGCTGCCCAATGTCATCGTCACGGTGTTCTCGTTCAACAGGCCGAACGGGCGCTTCAATTACGCCTGGCAGCAGTTCTCCACGGAGGCCTGGAAGGACCCGTGCGGCGTCTCCGGGCTGTGCGGTTCCCTGTCGCTCAGTCTCCAGATCGCCTTCTGGGCGACGCTGGGCGCCACCGCGCTGGGCACGGCGATCGCCTTCGCGCTGGTCCGCTACCGCTTCCGGGCACGCGGCGCGATCAACTCGCTGATCTTCCTGCCGATGGCGATGCCCGAGGTCGTGATGGCCGCCTCGCTGCTCACCCTGTTCCTCAACATGGGTGCTCAGCTCGGCTTCTGGACGATCCTGATCGCCCACATCATGTTCTGCCTCAGCTTCGTCGTGACGGCCGTCAAGGCGCGTGTGATGTCGATGGACCCGAGGCTGGAGCAGGCGGCGCAGGACCTGTACGCCGGTCCCTTCCAGACCTTCGTCCGGGTCACGCTCCCCATCGCGGCCCCCGGAATCGCCGCCGGCGCGCTGCTCGCCTTCGCGCTCTCCTTCGACGATTTCATCATCACCAATTTCAACGCGGGTTCCACCGTCACCTTCCCCATGTTCGTCTGGGGATCGGCCCAGCGCGGCACGCCCGTTCAGATCAACGTCATCGGTACGGCCATGTTCATCATCGCCGTACTGTTCGTCCTGGCCTCCATGGTCATCGGTAACCGCCGAAATCGCCGCAAGGCATGA
- a CDS encoding ABC transporter permease produces MSTLTEAPPPLSPPAPEKKPPRKRGRWTPYWLLLPGILWLVVFFAVPMIYQASTSVQTGSLEEGYKVTWHFVTYWDALSEYWPQFLRSVAYAASATVLCLLLGYPLAYLIAFRAGRWRNLIMILVIAPFFTSFLIRTLAWKTILADGGPVVAALNTLHVLDVTSWLGWTAGDRVLATPLAVVCGLTYNFLPFMILPLYTSLERIDGRLHEAARDLYAKPSTVFRKVTFPLSMPGVVSGTLLTFIPATGDYVNASLLGSADTGMIGNVIQSQFLRVLDYPTAAALSFILMAAILAMVTVYIRKSGTEDLV; encoded by the coding sequence ATGTCCACCCTCACCGAGGCGCCACCGCCGCTCTCCCCGCCCGCGCCCGAGAAGAAGCCCCCGCGCAAGCGGGGCCGCTGGACGCCGTACTGGCTGCTGCTGCCCGGCATCCTGTGGCTGGTCGTCTTCTTCGCGGTGCCGATGATCTACCAGGCCTCCACGTCCGTGCAGACGGGCTCGCTGGAGGAGGGCTACAAGGTCACCTGGCACTTCGTGACCTACTGGGACGCGCTGTCCGAGTACTGGCCGCAGTTCCTGCGCTCGGTCGCCTACGCCGCCTCCGCCACCGTCCTGTGCCTGCTGCTCGGCTACCCGCTCGCGTACCTGATCGCCTTCCGCGCGGGGCGCTGGCGGAACCTGATCATGATTTTGGTGATCGCGCCGTTCTTCACCAGCTTCCTGATCCGCACCCTGGCCTGGAAGACGATCCTCGCCGACGGCGGCCCGGTCGTCGCAGCCCTCAACACGCTGCACGTCCTGGACGTCACGAGCTGGCTCGGCTGGACGGCCGGCGACCGTGTGCTGGCCACACCGCTCGCGGTGGTCTGCGGTCTGACGTACAACTTCCTCCCCTTCATGATCCTGCCGCTGTACACCTCGCTGGAACGCATCGACGGACGGCTGCACGAGGCGGCGCGGGACCTGTACGCCAAGCCGTCCACGGTCTTCAGGAAGGTCACCTTCCCGCTGTCCATGCCCGGCGTCGTCTCCGGGACGCTGCTCACCTTCATTCCGGCGACCGGCGACTACGTCAACGCGTCCCTGCTGGGCTCGGCCGACACCGGCATGATCGGCAACGTGATCCAGTCCCAGTTCCTGCGGGTGCTGGACTATCCGACGGCGGCGGCGCTCTCCTTCATTCTGATGGCCGCGATTCTCGCCATGGTCACCGTCTACATCCGCAAGTCCGGCACGGAGGATCTGGTTTAA
- a CDS encoding ABC transporter ATP-binding protein, which produces MKTTTDSTERGGDVRLVGIGKTYGSFTAVHPLDLTVPQGSFFALLGASGCGKTTTLRMIAGLEEPSGGTVHLGDQDVTALPPYKRPVNTVFQSYALFPHLDIFENVAFGLRRRGIKSVKKQVGEMLDLVQLGEQARKKPHQLSGGQQQRVAVARALINHPKVLLLDEPLGALDLKLRRQMQLELKRIQTEVGITFVHVTHDQEEAMTMADQVAVMNAGRVEQLGAPADLYENPRTTFVANFLGTSNLIEAEVDTHSGDDVVVRAAGDKLVLPGARCSAPAREGGKVLVGVRPEKISLTHADDAGAIPEGRNRITGKIRNTSFIGVSTQYVVDCAACPEFEVYAQNIDRDVRLAPGADVVLHWNPAHTFGLDAAQSPLAGTTGDAGAAEGESA; this is translated from the coding sequence ATGAAGACCACCACAGACTCGACGGAGCGCGGCGGGGACGTCCGCCTCGTTGGCATCGGCAAGACCTACGGCTCCTTCACCGCCGTGCACCCGCTCGACCTGACCGTGCCCCAGGGTTCCTTCTTCGCCCTGCTCGGCGCCTCCGGCTGCGGCAAGACGACGACCCTGCGCATGATCGCCGGGCTGGAGGAACCCAGCGGGGGCACCGTCCACCTCGGCGACCAGGACGTGACCGCGCTGCCGCCCTACAAACGGCCGGTCAACACGGTCTTCCAGTCCTACGCCCTCTTCCCGCACCTCGACATCTTCGAGAACGTCGCCTTCGGCCTGCGCCGGCGCGGCATCAAGAGCGTGAAGAAGCAGGTGGGGGAGATGCTCGACCTCGTCCAGCTCGGCGAACAGGCGCGCAAGAAGCCGCACCAGCTCTCCGGCGGCCAGCAGCAGCGCGTCGCGGTCGCCCGCGCCCTGATCAACCACCCCAAGGTACTGCTCCTCGACGAACCGCTCGGCGCCCTCGACCTCAAGCTGCGCCGTCAGATGCAGCTCGAGCTCAAGCGCATCCAGACCGAGGTCGGCATCACCTTCGTGCACGTCACGCACGACCAGGAGGAGGCCATGACGATGGCCGACCAGGTCGCCGTCATGAACGCGGGCCGCGTCGAGCAACTGGGCGCCCCCGCCGACCTCTACGAGAACCCGCGCACCACCTTCGTCGCCAACTTCCTGGGCACCTCCAACCTCATCGAGGCCGAGGTCGACACCCACAGCGGCGACGACGTCGTGGTCAGGGCGGCCGGCGACAAACTGGTCCTGCCCGGCGCCCGCTGTTCCGCGCCCGCCCGGGAGGGCGGCAAGGTGCTGGTCGGCGTGCGCCCGGAGAAGATCAGCCTCACGCACGCGGACGACGCCGGTGCCATCCCCGAGGGCCGCAACCGCATCACCGGCAAGATCAGGAACACCAGCTTCATCGGCGTCTCCACGCAGTACGTGGTCGACTGCGCGGCCTGTCCCGAGTTCGAGGTGTACGCCCAGAACATCGACCGCGACGTCCGGCTGGCCCCCGGCGCCGACGTCGTCCTGCACTGGAACCCGGCGCACACCTTCGGCCTGGACGCGGCCCAGTCCCCGCTCGCCGGGACGACGGGCGACGCGGGCGCGGCCGAGGGGGAGTCCGCCTGA
- a CDS encoding polyamine ABC transporter substrate-binding protein yields MEQYEPDRLSPARVAAMRRSFTSGRAALTRRSLLRASAGGALAVGGLGTLSACGIPAAGKTEGGVSSEDRSKEEKEVSFSNWTEYMDVDDSGNRHPTLDAFTERTGIKVKYTEDINDNNEFFGKIQPQLAAGQETGRDIIVVTDWLAARLIRLGWVQKLDPSNLPHAYANLSPQFRSPDWDPGRAYSYPWQGISTVIAYNKKALDGVEVRTVSDLLDKPELKGRVGFLTEMRDSIGMVLLDMGKDPGDFSDDDYDAAIDRLQKGVDRGQIRRFTGNDYTADISKGDFAACLAWAGDVVQLKADNPDVDFLIPDSGYITSSDNMLVPNKARHKTNAERLMDYYYEPGPAARLAAYINYVCPVEGVKDELAKIDEDAANNPLIIPDQAMQAQSRAFRSLSAKEETAYEEKFAKLTGA; encoded by the coding sequence ATGGAGCAGTACGAGCCCGACCGCCTGTCCCCGGCCCGAGTGGCCGCCATGCGGCGCAGTTTCACCAGCGGCAGGGCGGCCCTGACCCGCCGCTCACTGCTGCGCGCCTCCGCGGGCGGCGCGCTCGCGGTCGGCGGACTCGGGACGCTGAGCGCCTGCGGCATCCCGGCGGCCGGCAAGACCGAGGGCGGCGTGTCGTCCGAGGACCGGTCCAAGGAGGAGAAGGAGGTCTCCTTCTCCAACTGGACCGAGTACATGGACGTCGACGACAGCGGCAACCGGCACCCGACGCTGGACGCGTTCACCGAGCGGACCGGCATCAAGGTCAAGTACACCGAGGACATCAACGACAACAACGAGTTCTTCGGCAAGATCCAGCCGCAGCTCGCCGCCGGCCAGGAGACCGGCCGCGACATCATCGTCGTCACCGACTGGCTGGCCGCGCGGCTGATCCGCCTCGGGTGGGTCCAGAAACTGGACCCGTCCAACCTGCCGCACGCCTACGCCAACCTGTCCCCCCAGTTTCGCAGCCCCGACTGGGACCCGGGCCGCGCCTACTCGTACCCCTGGCAGGGCATCTCGACCGTCATCGCCTACAACAAGAAGGCGCTGGACGGCGTCGAGGTGAGGACGGTCTCCGACCTGCTCGACAAGCCCGAGCTCAAGGGACGCGTCGGCTTCCTCACCGAAATGCGCGACAGCATCGGCATGGTGCTGCTCGACATGGGCAAGGACCCGGGCGACTTCTCCGACGACGACTACGACGCGGCGATCGACCGGCTCCAGAAGGGCGTCGACCGCGGCCAGATACGCCGCTTCACCGGCAACGACTACACCGCCGACATCAGCAAGGGCGACTTCGCGGCCTGCCTGGCCTGGGCCGGTGACGTCGTCCAGCTCAAGGCGGACAACCCGGACGTCGACTTCCTCATCCCCGACAGCGGATACATCACGTCCAGCGACAACATGCTGGTCCCCAACAAGGCCCGGCACAAGACCAACGCCGAGCGGCTCATGGACTACTACTACGAGCCCGGACCGGCCGCGCGGCTCGCCGCCTACATCAACTACGTCTGTCCCGTGGAGGGCGTGAAGGACGAGCTGGCGAAGATCGACGAGGACGCGGCGAACAACCCGCTGATCATTCCCGACCAGGCCATGCAGGCCCAGTCCCGTGCCTTCCGCTCACTGAGCGCGAAGGAAGAGACGGCCTACGAAGAGAAGTTCGCGAAGCTCACTGGGGCGTGA